The genomic window TTCAGGTGTGGAAGGAGAGCTGGGCGGCTTGAAAGGACAACATGCAGTAACCGGGTCTGATTCAAGAGGTTCACCAGTGCCAAACCTATTCACCGCTTTCACTCTGAAGATGTACTCAGTGCCGGGTACAAGTTTAGTCACTTTGTAGCTGACTGCTTGGGTTTCCGGTTGGACTACAGTCCATGACACGCGGTTGGTTACCCTCTTTTCAATGATATAATGGGAAACACTGGCACCGCCATCTTGTAACGGATGACTCCAGTGCAGTGTGGCTTTCTCTGCAGTCACACCAGTGATCTTCAATGGACCATCAGGTGGACCAGGTCTATCAAGAACCTGAACATTGACAGGTATATCTTTCTTTCCAGCCACATTGCTGAGACTCAGGACGAACTGTCCGCCGTCCACTCTGACACAATCTAGAACTGTTAGAATGGTACGTTCAAACGTTTTTACGACCTCCGTTCTCGGGGCGGTTTTATCAATTTCTTTTCCGTCTTTTAACCACTTGACTCTGGGGAGTGGCGTCCCCAGGATATCCGCTCGGATAACAAACGTTTCACCAGCACGGACGACGATACCATCCTTAAACTTGGGATCCATCGATGCTGTTGGTGCCTCGATTTCCATGGTGGCTCTGGTCACTGTTGACACAAACGGAATACCAGGTGCAAAAGGTttactaagagagagagagagaatgggagagcaGGTGGGAGAAAGGGATACATATGTGTAATCAGATGTGatattatacctttatttaactaggcaagtcagttaagaacaaattcttatttacaatgacagtctaggaacagtgggtgaactgccttgttcaggggcagaatgacagattttttttaccttgcacggggattcgatctttcagttactagtccaacgctctaaccactaggctaccctgccgctcctccactctaaccactaggctaccctgccgcccctccactctaaccactaggctaccctgccacccctccaccccagccactaggctaccctgccgcccctccactcgaaccactaggctaccctgccgccccatgttgaTTGATTATCTTCATTCAATTGAAGGCTTATATGTTTTGGAGTTCCCCTTGGCTCCTTATCAATTCAAGTGGTGGCATAGTCTAGCACCACCTAGTGGTCTGTCACACAGAAATATTCTATAATGTTGAGATATGTTATTGGATTGATTTACAAGGTTTTTACATGTGAATATGGCAATATTCCCACATGGGTCTTCCACTTCTGTCCAATCATATTAGCCAAACTAAACACTCCCTCTGATACGTGTATTAAAGCTATATACTTTTATGGTCTGTTGTTCACAGGAATGTACtgaacaggaaggagagagagagagatttgtaataataaataataaagctGGAATCTTTGCTTCCCAACGCGATTTGAAAAGGATTTGTTTTGCTAAAAGAGTACAATGTTTTAGTTGAAGGCTACTTTAAGAATCTGTGTCTGTACTGCACAATGTGGATGATCCAAGATGATGCTACCACACCAAAGATGTGGAGATCACACATGGCAGGCTATTTACATGCACAACTGTGTTATTATATGATATATCAAGAGCAATTTTGTATATttaggtatttaaaaaaataatataactaattttattttttttaactattGTCAACTGTTGGAATTTTGCGTCTCTTCCCCGAAACAGGTCATTAGCAATGAACGAATTCATTGTGTGAACTCACGAcatattttttcttcttcatatGACATAAATAACACTAGCTAAATGCAAATATAGTTCATCCCATTGGTTGTTCAACCTATCACTCAAGCAGTTTATTGCGTCACCCATCCTCACCGCCGAAGCTCATTGGCTGGGCTGGTAGATGCCCCTATATGGTCAAAACGATTTCGCAATACTTGGAGCAGCAACAAAACATACACAAGACTTCATCAACTAACTTATTTGGTCAACGAAAAATACGGACATTTACTCCCAACTTTTTATACTTTTGATGGGCAATTGACGACACCTTAAAAAAGCAGACAAGGTAACGTCGTTGATTTGGTATGTTTTTTTCCCAAGTCATCTTCTATGGGGGGAAAAAGGTaatagctagctaggctaaatGGACTCCACAAACTGTACGGCATATTCGTGCTAATTTAGACACCAACTGTGGCCAGGCATGCTTAAAATAAAACTTTAGTTTACTAAACAGCGGTGTGATAAACTATGTTAAAAGTATATAGTGATGTGGCGTGCAAAGTATGTGTTTTTTTTGACGTTAGGTGATGTTATTTTCGGTTGTAAGGAAATGCTAGCTAGCTGTTAGCCAGTTGTCTAGTTAGCCAAGCTCCACGCCTCCTGCTATTGCCAAATCTCTCTATATAGGCTCTTTGTTTGTCTATTTCCATACACATTATAATTAGTTAACTAGTTAGTCTCACGTCAAAACGTTGTGTGTTAGTGTTTTTTAGTGAATTCACCGGTACAATTATTTTCTTTTTTATCCCAAAACGTCTGGGTTTTTGTTGCTTACCACTGCATGGCTACGGAGTTCCTCTCCGGTGGCACAAAGCAGATCTGCCATGTACGGAGGGAGGGATGCGATGATGCAATCACCGGCAACACGACCGTTAACTAGCAGACAGCTGAACTGaccgacagggagagagatgtcaCAGACACACAACTCCCTGTGTGACCTTATCAGACTAAACTGATGATTTTTCACTTTCCCTCAGGGAGAATAACATGCTGGTGATGATAGATACATGTTTTTGCTGGGTGAATTCCCTCAAGGAGAATAACGTGTTTGTGACGACAGATACATGTTGGGTGAATTAATGCAAATCGGGGGAGGGGCTTAAACCAGACCACCGCTATGATCTGTttacacaaaaaaaaaatatccgTCAATATATGAAAATGCGCAATATTATTTAGCTACATATTCTAGATATGTTTTTTACATCAATGTAGCTTGTTTTCCTAAATCCCCCATCATGTGTTTTACAATAAAAGTAATCTCTGGTGGGTCAGACTGTGAACATACATGGGACTGTAGATCCGTCTTCATACTATGAGCGCCAAGAGTTCCAGTGCTTGGATTTTCCCTAGCTGGTTATTTGGACAAATCACGATTTCACCGATGGATAGAATATTTAGAATTTCTGATTGGTGGGGGTGATTTGACCCGTAGACTTGTCCTTAACTTGTAAATAGAGAGGGTGGAGTTCCTCGTTCTAGCATCTCTTCTCATAACCCATGTGGAACCAGATATTTATGTCTGGTGAAATCAAGATTACTAGAAATGGTACAGGGCTCTCGagtagcgcagcggtctaaggcgctgcatctcagtgctagaggcgtgaCTGCAGtcactggttcgattccaggttgtatcacaaccggccatgtttgggagtcccattgggagGCTGTATGGccagagtaggccgtcattgaaaataataatttgttcttaactgacttgcctagttaaatataaaaaataataataattgtgctACTGAGGTTGAGTCCTGCTATTTCCCTGACTACCCTTGACTCAAGTAGTCCTGACAGAATATGCTGTTTCCATGACTACCCTGACTCAATTAGTTCCGACTAAAAGCTCATAGTCTAGAGTGTTCTTAGCTGTCACCTGTTTGTAGCCTATTTTAATAATGAATCCCCTGTCAACATGTGTTTCTTACCTTTTTTCTCTTCTCGGGGAAAGACTAACATATTTCCGTTGTCCTTCCAGACTCCAGTAACTCCAGTCTACAGGAGTGCGTCCAGACAGACACCCATTCATCCAGAGTGCCACCCAACCAGCACGCCAGTCATAGCAGACGGACAGTGAGGCGAGCGGTCAGCAGATCCAAACCAAATGAGCAAGAGGTCGCAGCAGACGATAAACACGGAGCAGAACAGGGGGACTGTTAGTGTGATCCAGGGCCAGGCTAGTGGAGCACCAACAACATCAAGACCACCAGGAGGAAGCTTACAGCTGGTACCCCAGCTAGTCCCTGCGACCCcagccagaggaggaggaggaggcaaggCCAAGATGAAGAAGACTTCGGGGGACAAGGACAGTGACGAGTACCGTCAACGGCGGGAACGGAACAACCTGGCGGTGAAGAAGAGCAGGATGAGATCCAAGCAGAAGGCCCAGGACACGCAGCAACGCGTCAACGAGCTGAAAGAGGAGAACGAGAGGCTGGAGGCGAAGATCAAGCTGCTCAGCaaagagctgtctgtcctcaagGACCTCTTCCTGGAACACGCCCACAACCTGGCCGACAACGTCCAAGCGCCTGGCGCGGAGGCGGCCAGCCCcgcccacaacaacaacaacaacaatggggcgtgtaacaacaacaacaatagccAGTGAGAAGAGGGCAGGGACATGAAAAATGATACCTCATGGTTGAggtatggcaccctatttccccatagggccctggtctaaagtagtgcactatgaagggaatagggtgccattttgagtCAACCAGGGTGaatggtaaatagacagctcgCCACAGCTTCTTAACCATACTGGGGTTTCTTCCTTTGGCTCCTCCCAGAGATGATATATACTGGCAGAGAGGTTTCACTGTTGTCGTCTTTGTGCGTTCGGATTGGTTCACAATGATGAGATTTCTTCCTTTTTAAGAGTTTCGGGTCAGGAATTgtccacttttttttttttttacaatttggaGACATTTCTAAAGAGACCCTGTTGTGTCACAATATAAACTCTTCACTAGTTAAGATGATGTGTGGTTGAGGGGggaaagtatatattttttttttcttttggtTTCTTGTTTCCTTTTTAAAAGAATGTTTGGTGAGCTAGCTACCATTTTGTCTGGCGTTTGTAGTATTGACATTTCACTACGGTTGAAGTTCATCAGAATGATGCCTGTTTTAATTTTTTGGATGCGTCTGTTGGCTTCGGATATGCACACGttgtacattttatttttaaatatatatatatatttttttgttgttgtgtccTAATCGAATGGCTTTACTTCTGCTTTGAGCTGTTTTGGGTAGAAGAGGACTGTAAATATCAAGAGTCAAATACAAAGAGGGTAGGATAGGATTGGACCCAAAgcctaactttttttttttaaatcagaacGCTTAAAACTTATTTTTTTCTTTTGCTCAAGACGTGTTGTGGTGTTGACGTCAAATGGGAGTTTTTCATAATCTCGAGTTAGGTTTCAGGCCTGTGTGAGATACAGTCAGTCGCTGTGTTTTATTTAGCTCCAACAGGCCTCAGACCAGCCCTTCCAGTCAGAGACCCAGATCGACAGAGGTGGCGTCTCAAACAGCGCCCTGTTCCCTAGACGGTGCACTAGTTTCGACCCCTATGTGGCGCCGGTCAAAAGAAAAGGTACAACTGTAGTTCGCTAAATAaggaattagggtgccatttgggatacaggctggggggggggcagcagaGGTGTGTTCGCAGTTAAGGAGTATCCCAGCCCAGACTAGACAGCCCAGACTATCATGCAACCTCCGTGGGATTAAACTCCAGACGTTTCGCACGGCGTCACAGGCCGCTGCTGATTCAAAGTTAAGCCTTTCTCCAAACCCTAAAACCTGGAGAGAAAGACAAAACAACAGGACAATGAgccattctgtctgtctgggcgTTGGGGATGCTAAATGACCTCCTAATTGGCCCCGGCTCGCTAGAACAGAGCGAGGCACGTTGGCTCCCGCCTCCAGTGGTGTCAGGCTCAGTCAGAGGCTCAGTCAGAGGCTCAGAGTCAGAATGTGTAGAGAGAAAGGCAGACACACCTGattatttttttttgtgtgtgttttgtttctgTTTTGTTTCTGTTGACTTGAGTTATTATCCAGCTGTAGGATTGTCTCCTCTGAAACAATGGCATATTCTgatgtgatgatgatgaggatgatgtgtattTGGCCAGAGTCGACGACGTTGAGTGTCTGTGATTTATAGGATgcgtccccaatggcaccctgtccccgatttttttttttttttttttaagtgcactactttttgagtAGAGCCTTGTCAACAGGCAGTGCACTATATAACATCTAGGGTGTCTCTTGGCTGTTGTAGACTTCTGTACCTCAGGCTACCAGTATAAGCCACACCAGACCGGGCCTTTTTCTTTCTCAGACCTCTGAAGCTTCTTTTCAATCGTTTTCTTTTCTAATCTTTTGTTTTTCTACAACTTGGATTTTTAAAAAGCAGCATGATGGAAGTGGTTTGCATGGGGGGGGGGGCGCACTGTTCAAATATGTCTTCTTTTTTTTGCACTACAAAAAAGAGAACATAGCAAATATGAAACCATTCTCTTCAacatgttgtgctgtgttgttgaAGAAGATCACACTAAAATTCAATAGAAaaatattttgtaaaaaaaaatgtgacaaatTTGATAAATATTTCCAtgaatatttgtttttgttttgaatgttGCTGGGCAGCATTTTCTCTAGACTTGCTCTTTTTTTATAAGATTATATTGGGGTAACGTGCATTTGTAAATTAAAATTGAGTACAAACTTTCAACCAAtcattttgtttttgtgtgtaatCAATGTTTTATGGGAATTGTAAACACACACTCGGCTGCATCTCAATTGAATTTTTATAAAATATTGTTTTATATAATAAAAAAATTGAAGAAATATGGAATAGAGCAGGAATCAGGAACTAAATTCAGCTGCAGGCCAATTCTTTCTGGAAGGATGGTCAGGGCTAGAACATAATTAAATAAAGAATTTGTGGACTGCAAAGGAACCACAAGAAGCCCAAACTGATAATATTTGACTAAGacataataatttcaaaacaTTGGTTAAATTTGAAAATTATTATAAAAGTTATAAAAGTATCACCTCCCTTGGCATTATTCCtaatttgttgccttacaaccaaaaatttaaatagattttatgggggagggggggggggttgtgtcctttgatttacacaacatgcctaccactttgaagatgcaaaatgttgttgttttttattgtgaaacaaacaagaaacaagCGTACATAACCATTATACTAACTACTATGCTAGTCAATAATGtggagccaccttttgcagcaaatacagctgcaagtctcttggggtatgtttctataagcttggcacatcaagccactgggatgtctgcccattcttcaaggcaaaactgctccagctccttcaagttggatgggttctacTGGTGTGCAGCAATCTTTAAgttataccacagattctcaattggattgaggtctgggctttgactaggccattccaagacatttaaatgtttccccttcaaccactcaagtgttgctttagcagtatgctttggatcatttttaaaattttacctttatttaactaggcaagtcagttaagaacaaattcttattttcaattatggcctaggaacagtgggttaactgccttgttcaggggcagaatgacagatttgtaccttgtcagctcggggattcaaacttgcaaccttgcggttactagtccaaccctctaaccactaggctacccaaccctcattgtcctgctggaaggtgaacctttgtcccagtctcaaatctctggaagactgaacaagtttccctcaagaatttccctgtatttagcaccatccatcattccttcaattctgaccagtttccctgccgatggaaaaaatatccccacagcatgacgctggcaccaccatgcttcactgtggggatggtgttctcggggtgatgagaggtgttaggtttgtgccagacataacTTTTtcattgatggccaaaaagctacattttagtctcaactgaccagagtaccttcttccatatgtttggggagtctcccacatgccttttggcgaacaccgaACATAATTGataatttttttctttaagcaatggctttttttctggctactcttccataaagcccagctctgtggagtgtacgacttaaagtggtcctatggacagatactccaatctcctctgGAGCTTTGCAGCTACTTCAAGGTTACCTTTGgactctttgttgcctctctgattgatgccctccttgcctgggttttggcaggtttgttgtggtgccatattctttccatttttta from Oncorhynchus masou masou isolate Uvic2021 unplaced genomic scaffold, UVic_Omas_1.1 unplaced_scaffold_582, whole genome shotgun sequence includes these protein-coding regions:
- the cebpg gene encoding CCAAT/enhancer-binding protein gamma, whose amino-acid sequence is MSKRSQQTINTEQNRGTVSVIQGQASGAPTTSRPPGGSLQLVPQLVPATPARGGGGGKAKMKKTSGDKDSDEYRQRRERNNLAVKKSRMRSKQKAQDTQQRVNELKEENERLEAKIKLLSKELSVLKDLFLEHAHNLADNVQAPGAEAASPAHNNNNNNGACNNNNNSQ